The following coding sequences lie in one Rutidosis leptorrhynchoides isolate AG116_Rl617_1_P2 chromosome 4, CSIRO_AGI_Rlap_v1, whole genome shotgun sequence genomic window:
- the LOC139842276 gene encoding pentatricopeptide repeat-containing protein At2g03380, mitochondrial-like, whose translation MIYYRTLNSLTNHQTLDPTVAYFNSISSDPLYFLLGSCRNLNSLKELHSLLIVEGQSNQQSLQTKLVSIYGSFGDMKSARLVFDQMPHPNMFSYKVMIRWYFINDLHFDTLRFYKSMSKSLDEYDNIVFSIVVKACTELRDINEGKKVHCDIVKAGCRDGFVLTSLVDMYAKCGDLICSQSVFDSIVDRDVVSWTSMIVAYVQNGCAGEALALFNRMRSGLVEGNQHTLGSVVSACTKLRALHQGKWVHGYIIKNGVDLNSHIVSSLVDMYVKCGSICDARSAFNELTSVDLVTWTTMIVGYSQNCYPHEAIALFTNKKYFYIMPNSVTISSVISACAQMGSLKLGKGIHCHEIKLGLEDGNVINALIDMYAKCEMIKDARYLFESFSNKDLVTWNSIINGYAQIGSTYEVTRLFHRMRSEGFRPDEYTIVTLLSCFVSVGDLQIGSSLHAYSTKRSLSSDNNVYINTALMHFYAKCGELKIARRVFDGMGEKNTISWNVLIDAYGMQGDCNGSISVFNDMVKANLDPNDTTFIALLSSCSHTGAIEGCKFFNLMRQEFGFVPNMKHYTCLVDLLSRSGRLEEAFSFIKDMPVQPDVTLLGSFLHGCSLHSRFDLGQLAVSWIFNQHPNDASYYVLVSNLYASDGRWSQVSYIRELMKVKDLCKLPGCTVQLVNASPCPNHA comes from the coding sequence ATGATTTATTACAGAACTCTAAACTCATTAACAAATCATCAAACTCTTGACCCCACCGTAGCTTACTTCAATTCAATCTCATCAGACCCACTATATTTCCTGTTGGGTTCATGCAGAAACTTGAATTCACTCAAGGAGTTACATTCTTTGCTTATAGTAGAAGGCCAATCAAACCAACAAAGTTTGCAAACGAAACTTGTAAGTATATACGGATCGTTTGGGGACATGAAAAGCGCACGCTTGGTGTTCGATCAAATGCCTCACCCAAATATGTTTTCATATAAAGTGATGATTAGGTggtattttataaatgatttacatttTGACACTCTTAGGTTCTACAAGAGTATGAGCAAAAGTCTAGACGAATATGATAACATCGTGTTTTCGATTGTAGTAAAGGCATGTACAGAATTGCGAGATATAAATGAAGGGAAGAAAGTGCATTGTGATATTGTGAAGGCTGGTTGTCGGGACGGTTTTGTTTTGACTAGTCTTGTAGATATGTACGCTAAATGTGGCGATCTTATATGTTCACAAAGTGTTTTTGATAGTATTGTTGATAGAGATGTTGTGTCTTGGACATCTATGATAGTTGCGTACGTGCAAAACGGTTGTGCTGGTGAAGCATTAGCGTTGTTTAATAGAATGAGAAGTGGATTAGTTGAAGGAAATCAACATACGTTAGGTAGCGTTGTTTCAGCTTGCACAAAGTTACGAGCTTTACATCAAGGGAAGTGGGTTCATGGTTACATTATAAAGAATGGGGTCGATCTCAATTCACATATAGTTAGTTCTTTAGTAGACATGTATGTTAAATGTGGATCCATATGTGACGCTCGATCTGCTTTTAACGAGCTTACAAGTGTCGATCTTGTCACTTGGACAACTATGATTGTCGGGTACAGTCAAAATTGTTACCCACATGAAGCAATTGCATTGTTCACTAATAAGAAGTATTTTTATATTATGCCTAATTCGGTTACCATTTCAAGTGTGATATCCGCTTGTGCGCAAATGGGGAGTTTAAAACTAGGTAAAGGTATACATTGTCATGAGATTAAGCTAGGATTAGAAGATGGTAATGTGATAAACGCGCTAATTGACATGTATGCAAAATGTGAGATGATTAAAGATGCTCGTTACTTATTCGAGAGCTTTTCAAACAAAGATTTggttacatggaattcaattattAACGGGTACGCCCAAATTGGATCTACGTACGAGGTTACAAGATTATTTCATCGAATGAGATCCGAAGGTTTTCGCCCAGATGAATATACTATAGTGACCCTGCTTTCGTGTTTTGTTTCAGTTGGTGATCTTCAAATTGGTTCTTCTCTTCACGCGTATTCCACAAAAAGATCGCTTTCGAGTGATAATAATGTATATATCAACACAGCACTTATGCATTTTTACGCCAAATGTGGTGAATTAAAAATCGCTCGTCGTGTTTTTGATGGTATGGGCGAGAAGAACACGATTTCATGGAACGTGTTAATCGATGCTTATGGTATGCAAGGAGATTGTAATGGTTCTATTTCAGTTTTTAATGATATGGTCAAGGCAAATTTGGATCCTAATGACACAACATTCATAGCATTATTATCTTCTTGTAGTCACACAGGAGCAATTGAAGGATGCAAATTCTTTAACTTAATGCGTCAAGAATTTGGTTTTGTTCCAAACATGAAACATTACACTTGTTTGGTTGACCTTTTGTCTCGTTCTGGCAGGCTCGAAGAAGCATTCAGTTTCATTAAAGATATGCCGGTTCAACCAGACGTGACCCTTTTGGGATCATTTCTCCATGGGTGCAGTTTGCACTCGAGGTTTGACCTTGGTCAACTTGCAGTTAGTTGGATTTTTAACCAGCATCCAAATGATGCTTCGTATTATGTTCTCGTGTCGAATTTATACGCTTCAGATGGAAGATGGAGCCAAGTTTCTTATATAAGAGAGTTGATGAAGGTGAAAGATTTGTGTAAGTTGCCTGGTTGTACAGTACAACTGGTTAATGCATCACCCTGTCCGAACCATGCTTGA
- the LOC139842275 gene encoding putative pentatricopeptide repeat-containing protein At1g69350, mitochondrial → MNLGTQIHCYVIRSGVLNEFVLNSLIDMYAKFGYVDLAYSIFDKQHRKSVVTWNSMMWGFCNNGESIEALNLFNEMCLNGEEMDNVSFLSAIRACSDLRDLVKGKWIHHKLITSNMMNDTYVPTALLDMYAKCGELQMARSVFEVMSYKSVVSWSAMIDAYGMHGLVDDAILVYDMMIESNTKPNEITFMNILSACSHAGYVEKGKYYFDSMKKDFGIEPKLEHFSCLIDLLSRAGHLDDAYSIANSIPFPPNSGIWGSF, encoded by the exons ATGAATCTTGGAACTCAGATTCATTGTTATGTTATTAGATCAGGTGTTTTAAACGAGTTCGTTTTGAATTCATTAATCGACATGTATGCTAAGTTTGGTTATGTGGATTTAGCGTATAGTATATTCGATAAGCAGCATCGTAAGAGTGTTGTAACATGGAATTCGATGATGTGGGGTTTTTGTAATAATGGTGAATCCATCGAGGCGTTAAATCTTTTCAACGAAATGTGTTTAAATGGTGAAGAAATGGACAATGTAAGTTTCTTGAGTGCGATTCGAGCGTGTTCAGATTTAAGAGATTTAGTAAAGGGAAAATGGATTCATCATAAGCTTATTACAAGTAATATGATGAATGATACATATGTACCAACAGCTTTACTTGATATGTATGCAAAATGTGGCGAATTACAAATGGCTCGAAGCGTTTTTGAAGTGATGTCATACAAAAGTGTTGTGTCATGGAGTGCAATGATTGATGCTTATGGGATGCATGGTTTGGTTGATGATGCTATATTGGTTTATGATATGATGATTGAATCTAATACAAAACCTAATGAAATTACATTTATGAACATTTTATCTGCTTGTAGTCATGCAGGATATGTTGAAAAGGGTAAGTATTATTTCGACTCGATGAAGAAAGATTTTGGGATTGAACCGAAATTAGAACACTTTTCTTGTTTAATCGATCTTTTGAGCCGAGCGGGCCATCTTGATGATGCGTATAGTATCGCTAATTCTATACCGTTTCCACCCAATTCTGGGATTTGGGGTTCTTT CTGA
- the LOC139842274 gene encoding uncharacterized protein codes for MYTLTIESHGASHQQWTFNDDILTCCSQLYINVVINLVGSLLRYNCEVIPASKNSHKRYKFNGAKDPDFYSLFLTVMLTPNSQRVIFLKCNTGDELIIFWSCLHIQTGVRVIFNTGVTIGSKSTCCYSFCLTSISQRFNLMLLDGVGMKVKTSRIKNGLNKLVSLNQSAFVPGRAIQDNILITQELLKGYGRINGPKRCAMKIDIQKAYDTVSWSFLRNILGKFGFHVKMIGWIMTCISTASFSVYVNGDINGFFKGGRGLRQGDPMSPYLFTLVMEVLNLIIIKHVQMSKEFKYHYRCKLVKLTHICFADDLLMFCKGDVKSVEVIKKGLEEFSAISGLFPNLHKSTIFFGSVDQGVKKAILNILPFNVGSLPMKYLGVPLIAKRLGVGDYKHLVDKVNEKVHCWRNKWLSYAGRLQLITSVLASMQVYWASVYSIPQTVIKDIERLMKDFLWDSSQSGKGKAKVAWKVICRPKSQGGLGLRPIKEWNDVLLMKQVWKIITKKVSIWWQWVNLVKLKGVEFWDIGYQSNDSWGWRHMLRLRDIMKPHVHIDTNGEFWWRTSNNKLKPYSSNLVWKDLRDNVAKVEWYHVVWYPQITPKHAFISWLAVQQRLLTQDRLMKWYPHEVFKCNFCGKHEDSHSHLFFKCEFASQVWEKTKSLIVYKGLHNDLLSIVHDFAKYTAVKDIINISNKIAIAAAVYFVWMERNRRQFMKLMKSVDEVFQDIREYIRVKLVSIKVRSTSNVHQIASLCDLVIVGNSLQLMQVYCILLYAAFG; via the exons ATGTATACTCTGACTATTGAAAGTCATGGTGCAA GTCACCAACAATGGACCTTTAATGATGATATTTTGACATGTTGCAGTCAACTTTATATTAATGTGGTTATCAATCTTGTTGGTAGTTTGTTAAGGTATAATTGTGAGGTGATCCCAGCTTCTAAAAACAGTCACAAGAGGTACAAGTTCAATGGTGCAAAGGATCCTGATTTTTACTCTCTATTTTTGACTGTTATGTTGACTCCAAATAGTCAACGGGTTATTTTCTTGAAGTGTAATACTGGTGATGAGCTTATTATATTCTGGAGTTGCCTTCATATCCAAACTGGAGTTCGGGTCATTTTTAATACGGGTGTTACCATTGGGTCAAAGTCTACATGCTGCTATTCTTTTTGTTTGACTTCAATAAGTCAAAGGTTTAATCTTATGCTACTAGATGGTGTGGGTATGAAAGTAAAGACCT CAAGGATTAAAAATGGGCTGAATAAACTGGTGAGCTTGAATCAAAGTGCTTTTGTTCCTGGAAGagcaattcaagataatattcttaTTACTCAAGAACTTTTGAAGGGTTATGGTAGAATCAATGGGCCTAAGAGGTGTGCAATGAAAATAGACATTCAAAAGGCTTATGATACTGTAAGTTGGAGCTTCTTGAGGAATATCTTAGGCAAATTTGGTTTCCATGTAAAAATGATTGGTTGGATAATGACTTGTATATCCACTGCATCATTTTCTGTTTATGTGAATGGTGATATAAATGGTTTTTTTAAAGGGGGTAGAGGGTTGAGGCAAGGAGATCCCATGTCACCATATTTGTTCACTTTGGTAATGGAGGTGTTGAATCTGATAATTATAAAACATGTACAGATGTCAAAGGAGTTCAAATATCACTATAGGTGTAAGTTGGTTAAGTTGACTCATATCTGCTTTGCAGATGATCTGTTAATGTTCTGTAAAGGGGATGTGAAGTCTGTTGAGGTTATCAAGAAAGGGCTTGAGGAGTTTAGTGCTATCTCTGGTTTATTTCCAAATTTACACAAAAGCACAATATTTTTTGGCAGTGTTGATCAGGGTGTCAAAAAAGCTATTTTGAATATTCTTCCATTTAATGTGGGGAGCCTTCCTATGAAATATTTAGGGGTTCCACTGATTGCTAAAAGATTGGGGGTTGGTGACTACAAACACTTGGTTGATAAAGTCAATGAAAAGGTTCATTGCTGGAGGAATAAATGGCTTTCATATGCAGGAAGGCTTCAATTGATTACATCTGTGCTGGCATCAATGCAAGTATATTGGGCATCAGTATACTCTATACCTCAGACTGTTATCAAAGATATTGAAAGGTTGATGAAGGATTTCCTATGGGACAGCAGTCAATCGGGTAAAGGTAAAGCAAAGGTTGCATGGAAGGTTATTTGCAGGCCTAAATCTCAAGGTGGTTTGGGTTTAAGACCAATTAAGGAGTGGAATGATGTATTACTTATGAAACAAGTCTGGAAGATCATTACTAAAAAAGTTTCAATCTGGTGGCAATGGGTTAATTTGGTGAAGTTAAAAggggttgaattttgggatatagGGTATCAGTCAAATGATAGTTGGGGTTGGAGACATATGTTAAGATTAAGGGATATTATGAAGCCTCATGTTCATATTGATACTAATGGTGAATTCTGGTGGAGAACTAGTAACAATAAACTGAAGCCTTACTCTTCTAACCTAGTGTGGAAAGATCTAAGGGACAATGTTGCTAAGGTGGAATGGTATCATGTTGTATGGTACCCACAAATCACCCCAAAACATGCCTTTATAAGTTGGTTAGCTGTGCAACAGAGACTGCTTACCCAAGACAGGCTTATGAAATGGTATCCTCATGAGGTATTCAAGTGTAATTTCTGTGGTAAACATGAAGATTCTCATTCACACTTGTTTTTTAAATGTGAATTTGCAAGTCAAGTTTGGGAAAAAACAAAGAGCTTGATTGTGTATAAAGGACTGCACAATGATCTATTGAGTATTGTTCATGATTTTGCTAAGTACACTGCAGTTAAGGACATcataaatatttcaaataaaattgcAATTGCAGCAGCTGTTTATTTTGTGTGGATGGAAAGGAATAGAAGACAGTTTATGAAGCTGATGAAATCTGTTGATGAAGTGTTTCAGGATATCAGAGAATATATTCGAGTTAAATTGGTGAGCATTAAGGTTAGAAGTACTTCAAATGTTCATCAGATAGCAAGTCTTTGTGATTTGGTAATTGTAGGCAATAGTCTTCAATTGATGCAAGTGTATTGTATTTTGCTGTATGCTGCCTTTGGGTAG